One window of Maridesulfovibrio ferrireducens genomic DNA carries:
- a CDS encoding DUF6785 family protein, producing the protein MHGNIRIRAIALGILFGLLICAFTPFNNAYLNATPLAGGHFPLAPFFILAWLTAISALHHKIFRSTPLLTGLELMTMWILTVVVSGIAFTGLARTFFINLTAPFHFASIGNRWKEILQPLLPDALHPTDPKAVETLYNGIKGGSFMSDGELISAIPWSAWVTPLLWWAAFILLCYFMMLCLTNIFSRQWVENERINFPLLQLPRFMEEALDQGLYGSFLTNKFFLCGLFFCVALHTLNGLHFYIPAVPEVPTLVLAGKYFAKTGLFSGFGKLKIYFYPAFVGFAFLASRQISFSFWFFFLTGGLFYGVLNVAGLNIPASSLGVTFGPTLTRPEETQMIGAYLVFFFFIVWLARQHLQQVLREAFGGKQTKGESEWMSLRFSFWGLIISGCLLVAWCVNFGVPMLMALLVLTVFFIFTVVASKAICQGGIAYFTLTAAPLDGVTAMFGTKFFGAVGIAITAMCQKILFVDLRESLMPSLVHGSKVNEWIKNKKLFLSGIIIVLLAGVAVSFAAMLFVCYKYGIRELHLDWATRTSMTVYDNVVRVIQEPAVASEWVTTFSTVGAVIMFTLVLAYNRLPWWPLHPIGYLTAYSSAMKILWFSFFLGWMFNQLTLRYGGVGLFKRIRYLFFGLIMGDFLMGGAWALYGLWAGQSYQVLPG; encoded by the coding sequence ATGCATGGAAACATACGAATACGGGCTATTGCACTGGGAATCCTCTTTGGATTATTAATTTGTGCTTTCACGCCCTTCAATAATGCCTATTTGAATGCGACACCGCTGGCAGGAGGTCATTTCCCGCTGGCTCCGTTCTTTATACTGGCATGGCTTACAGCAATTTCAGCATTACACCATAAAATATTCCGCTCTACTCCGCTTTTAACGGGGCTGGAATTAATGACTATGTGGATACTGACCGTTGTTGTTTCCGGCATAGCTTTTACGGGACTTGCAAGAACATTCTTCATCAACCTGACCGCTCCGTTCCACTTTGCGAGCATCGGTAACAGATGGAAAGAAATATTACAGCCTCTGCTCCCCGATGCATTGCACCCGACAGACCCGAAAGCCGTAGAAACTCTTTATAACGGCATTAAGGGCGGCTCGTTCATGAGCGACGGAGAACTGATCAGTGCTATCCCATGGTCCGCGTGGGTTACACCGCTTCTATGGTGGGCAGCTTTTATCCTTCTTTGCTATTTTATGATGCTCTGTCTGACCAATATTTTCAGCAGACAATGGGTAGAAAACGAGCGCATCAACTTTCCGCTTCTACAATTACCAAGATTTATGGAAGAAGCGCTTGATCAAGGATTGTATGGATCATTTCTAACTAATAAATTTTTTCTGTGTGGATTATTCTTTTGTGTTGCTTTGCACACACTGAACGGTCTCCATTTTTATATCCCGGCCGTACCGGAAGTTCCGACTCTGGTTCTTGCCGGAAAATACTTTGCTAAAACAGGCTTATTTTCCGGATTCGGTAAACTTAAAATATATTTTTACCCGGCTTTCGTCGGCTTTGCATTCCTTGCCTCACGCCAGATTTCTTTCAGCTTCTGGTTCTTTTTCCTGACAGGCGGACTTTTCTACGGAGTGCTCAATGTAGCGGGACTGAATATTCCTGCTTCATCGCTGGGTGTAACTTTCGGCCCGACACTGACCAGACCGGAAGAAACGCAGATGATCGGAGCATATCTAGTCTTCTTTTTCTTTATCGTATGGCTTGCACGACAACATTTACAACAAGTTTTACGTGAAGCGTTCGGCGGTAAACAAACTAAAGGAGAATCCGAATGGATGTCCTTACGTTTTTCATTTTGGGGACTGATTATTTCAGGATGCCTGTTAGTAGCATGGTGCGTTAACTTTGGTGTTCCAATGCTTATGGCGCTTCTTGTCCTGACAGTTTTCTTCATCTTCACGGTGGTAGCTTCAAAAGCCATCTGTCAGGGTGGTATCGCATATTTCACTTTGACAGCTGCTCCTCTTGACGGTGTAACAGCTATGTTCGGCACCAAGTTTTTCGGGGCTGTAGGAATCGCAATTACTGCCATGTGCCAAAAGATTCTTTTTGTAGACCTCAGAGAATCATTAATGCCTTCACTTGTTCACGGGTCAAAAGTAAATGAATGGATCAAAAATAAAAAACTTTTTCTTTCAGGTATAATAATCGTTTTGCTTGCAGGTGTTGCAGTCTCTTTCGCTGCCATGCTTTTTGTCTGTTATAAATACGGAATTCGCGAACTTCATCTGGACTGGGCCACAAGAACCTCAATGACTGTTTATGATAACGTTGTCAGAGTTATTCAGGAACCAGCCGTTGCCTCTGAGTGGGTGACAACCTTCTCTACAGTCGGTGCAGTTATTATGTTTACTCTGGTTCTGGCCTACAACAGACTTCCATGGTGGCCTCTCCATCCAATCGGATATCTCACGGCATACAGTTCTGCCATGAAAATACTCTGGTTCAGCTTTTTTCTGGGTTGGATGTTTAACCAGCTCACCCTTCGCTACGGAGGGGTCGGACTGTTTAAAAGAATTAGATACTTATTTTTTGGATTAATAATGGGTGATTTTTTAATGGGCGGAGCATGGGCTTTATATGGGTTATGGGCCGGACAAAGCTATCAGGTTCTTCCCGGCTAA
- a CDS encoding peptide transporter has product MNNDKELQEYRDLLKPPDHFEEGFDWKTVVGAVFIGFLMMPGSMYLQLVIGQGIGPAARWVTIILFAEIAKRSYTELKQQEIFLLYYMAGAALASPFSGLLWQQYLVQSDAARMLGLTEFIPAWVAPQPGSESLLERTFFHRDWMIPILLLVGSQIVQRIDHFGLGYALYRITSDVEKLPFPMAPVGALGTMALAESTEEKETSWKWRVFSIGGVIGLAFGSIYVLLPAVSGLIFTEPIRLIPIPWIELTPYTENILPAVATGIQFDLGLFFIGMVLPFWAVIGGLIGIIVTFIANPILFEHGILHRWHPGMATVETVFANNFDFYMSFSIGLGLAIAFIGIWSVVQSFRGEHAKNRSSWSNLFEPPEGRGDINFWFSIAIYFFSTLAYVGMCLFLVPNFPWIFFLLYGFIYTPIISYISARMEGIAGQFVSLPLVREASFIAGAKFFGYQGIEIWYAPIPIHNYGEATVHFREIELTGTSIRGIIKAELVVFPVVMIASLLFSQFIWQLAPIPSSNYPYAQELWHLQALNSLLMQTSTLDGNSLFFQALSGPVIFSGIGLGLILYTVLNTLGLPVLLVYGVVRGLGQSTPHAFVLEVSGALIGRYFFQKKYGAMWRQYAPVLLAGFSCGMGLTGMFAMGCTLILKSLGKMAY; this is encoded by the coding sequence ATGAATAACGATAAAGAATTACAAGAATATCGGGACCTACTCAAACCACCGGATCATTTTGAAGAGGGGTTTGACTGGAAAACGGTTGTCGGCGCGGTTTTCATCGGCTTTCTGATGATGCCCGGCAGTATGTATCTGCAACTTGTCATCGGACAGGGAATAGGCCCTGCCGCACGATGGGTTACAATCATTCTTTTTGCCGAAATCGCCAAGCGCTCTTACACCGAACTCAAGCAGCAGGAAATTTTCCTGCTCTACTATATGGCGGGTGCGGCATTAGCCTCACCGTTCTCAGGGTTGCTGTGGCAGCAATACCTTGTGCAATCTGACGCCGCACGAATGCTGGGATTGACAGAGTTCATTCCTGCGTGGGTAGCTCCGCAGCCCGGTTCTGAATCATTACTCGAAAGAACTTTTTTCCATCGAGACTGGATGATTCCGATATTGTTGCTGGTCGGCTCGCAAATAGTTCAAAGAATTGACCACTTCGGACTCGGTTACGCCTTGTATCGAATTACATCAGACGTTGAAAAACTACCGTTCCCTATGGCTCCGGTAGGAGCACTCGGAACAATGGCTCTCGCAGAATCAACTGAAGAAAAAGAAACCAGTTGGAAATGGCGAGTCTTCTCGATAGGAGGTGTGATCGGTCTTGCTTTCGGCTCGATTTATGTACTCCTGCCGGCTGTATCAGGACTGATTTTTACGGAACCGATAAGATTGATCCCTATTCCGTGGATCGAGCTTACGCCGTACACAGAAAACATTCTGCCTGCGGTTGCAACCGGTATTCAGTTTGATCTGGGACTATTTTTCATCGGAATGGTTCTACCATTCTGGGCAGTAATCGGTGGATTAATCGGAATTATAGTTACATTTATTGCTAACCCAATTCTTTTTGAGCATGGAATTCTGCATAGATGGCATCCCGGCATGGCAACTGTCGAAACTGTTTTTGCAAACAACTTTGACTTTTACATGAGTTTTTCCATCGGGCTCGGGCTCGCTATCGCTTTCATCGGTATATGGTCTGTTGTACAATCCTTCCGAGGGGAACATGCCAAAAACCGTTCATCATGGAGCAATTTATTTGAACCACCTGAAGGCAGAGGTGACATAAATTTCTGGTTTTCAATCGCCATTTATTTCTTTTCAACACTTGCTTATGTCGGCATGTGTTTATTTCTTGTTCCTAATTTTCCGTGGATATTTTTCCTGCTGTACGGTTTCATTTATACGCCGATAATTTCATATATTTCGGCTCGAATGGAAGGTATCGCCGGGCAGTTTGTCAGCTTGCCACTGGTTCGAGAGGCAAGCTTCATAGCAGGTGCCAAATTCTTTGGATATCAAGGTATTGAAATATGGTATGCTCCGATACCTATTCATAATTACGGTGAAGCAACCGTTCATTTTCGTGAAATCGAACTGACAGGGACATCTATCCGGGGAATCATCAAAGCAGAGCTTGTAGTCTTTCCTGTGGTTATGATTGCCAGTCTGCTGTTTTCACAGTTCATATGGCAATTAGCTCCTATACCTTCATCCAATTATCCCTATGCTCAAGAACTATGGCATCTGCAAGCGTTGAACAGTCTGCTCATGCAAACATCCACACTTGATGGAAACTCGTTGTTTTTTCAAGCTCTAAGCGGCCCTGTTATCTTTTCTGGTATAGGGCTTGGCTTAATCCTCTATACAGTATTAAACACCCTAGGACTTCCGGTGCTACTGGTTTATGGTGTTGTCAGAGGCCTTGGTCAAAGCACACCTCATGCCTTCGTTCTGGAAGTCAGCGGAGCCCTTATAGGACGTTACTTCTTTCAAAAGAAATACGGAGCCATGTGGAGACAATATGCACCTGTTTTGCTTGCAGGATTCTCATGCGGAATGGGTCTGACAGGAATGTTTGCAATGGGATGTACTTTAATTTTAAAATCTCTGGGAAAAATGGCCTATTGA
- a CDS encoding FtsX-like permease family protein — MSTICFKKKSSLWSAGKLLVAIVTLFTLSAFALPQTAYSAYEPLKQTISDLSSLGDRSFGSEGEKKAADYIEAKFKELGNVKVGKHLFLAPTMVNSEAELTIGKIGRKIPIRSAKFNAVSPPATPEKGLSGPIIYVGKGKLVDFNGLPIKNAIVLMDIDSGKNWLNAASLGASALIYIDSGPTMKGFFEEKLELSPLDFPRYYMTAADAKENLGISTDDPQKLIADYATVKSSAKWKRITAENIYCIIEGTDSKLSEELVIIESFYDSSSYIMGNSPGADEALSIASLFEIGKELAANPPKRSILLLATTGHGQSLHGMREFIKAISGKSISLKRIKAKLSTKKNNAVQILEGLEMDNPLATEMAVENPELFNLMYNALKNQIKDEVDIISKRLMQMRMQHDTKKEDIETIDQKRKLLRRISWKTDYSTLPADEMAALRDLFPKVKDKVYAVKQDIKQQLDSIRSARKLRTTVRSKDPVCLISLHLSSRGEGVGAFGRGWFYNLRPRVNLSRTFAQINDILNDAAPIVEKNIGTSGLFTDTLRPNLSRPWQTWLLDKPQFGSEVATMAGLLSFTFATVNDGRPYWGTPFDTIENINWDGVGKQAELVEGLIRSVSESSEVLTTKSPRKGFALVNGKARFVRQGELFADQPAPDTIFMAFQGNTRFYSLADTEGDFKFTGVASSKLVQPKLIIEGYKYNPDGRIIWAIDKKQTGKSAYRLKMIRLDMETKVVMFGCRQTTLFDLLTPRTFKYMTKVEVLDGARDADPMHYWYSRIDTRSSTIASVFLEPNVPLKMTLSDSVLNRKMILIHSTPADSAGNGYNLKEWPIIPATNHRAAMDMWNLLKPRIENLESHGIINQRIRNLEKQGTEALSKATTAWKDRRYDDFMENSRTAWALASRVYLDVDQTQKDVLVGVLFYIALFIPFAYCMERVIFSFADIHKRILGFLGILMAVITVIYMVHPAFQLTYSPMVVILAFFILGLSVMVSLIIFFRFEKEMIMLQQRAHKTSTSEISKWKAFTAAFVIGVSNLRRRKIRTFLTCLTLTILTFTIMSFTAVKSLREHTYVLFSDNQPYSGIFMKNIGWKDLPRETLGIVGNDFEENGLVAPRGWLELVDKTISASTPVSLDSKHEEVKGLVGLSYIEPKVSGIDEILISGKWLEPNQTRQIILSKKMADRLGAKSGDELDVWGSQFILVGIFDGKKFTEHTDLDGEPMTPVIFPSAAAQELSEVEADAIESGEDIDTFQGRYTHIPGEVTAIIPYETLMAMGGSLKAIAITPAKGVFSKETINSLVDRYGLPIFSCDTTGTYICQAADTMNYSGVSNILIPLIISALIVLNTMITSVYERKKEIAVYTSIGMAPTHVSYLFIAEAVAFAVISVVAGYLIAQTASGLFAGTPLWAGMTANYSSMAGVAAMILVIAVTLISVIYPSRVAANIAIPDVNRSWKMPESESDSIEATLPFLLKHSEQKDAGGFLLEYLESHTEVSHGLFSTSEIEVNFSNRELPESLKEISADFPDSIACFQFDVRIWLAPFDFGVKQMIRLEFRPAKEYPQFLEAALIINRESGEIGAWKRLNKDFINAIRKQFLIWRSLDPERQKTFREKIPELMAFGFTGLDLKKTLEDI, encoded by the coding sequence ATGTCAACCATTTGCTTTAAAAAAAAATCCTCACTTTGGTCAGCCGGAAAACTACTGGTTGCTATAGTTACGTTATTCACTCTTTCCGCGTTCGCACTCCCGCAGACCGCTTATAGTGCGTATGAACCGCTGAAACAAACTATTTCCGACTTATCTTCTTTAGGTGACCGCTCTTTCGGTTCCGAAGGAGAAAAGAAAGCTGCGGACTATATTGAAGCAAAATTTAAAGAATTAGGTAATGTTAAGGTTGGTAAGCATCTCTTTCTTGCCCCGACCATGGTTAATTCTGAAGCTGAATTAACCATCGGTAAAATCGGTAGAAAAATTCCGATACGTTCTGCTAAATTCAACGCAGTTTCTCCACCTGCCACCCCTGAAAAAGGTCTTTCAGGACCGATAATCTATGTAGGTAAAGGAAAGCTTGTTGATTTCAACGGACTTCCCATCAAGAATGCTATCGTTCTTATGGACATCGATTCAGGTAAAAATTGGCTGAATGCTGCAAGTCTGGGGGCATCTGCTCTTATTTATATAGATTCCGGCCCTACGATGAAAGGGTTCTTCGAAGAAAAGCTTGAACTTTCTCCTCTTGATTTCCCGCGCTATTACATGACCGCCGCTGATGCCAAAGAGAATCTCGGAATAAGCACAGATGACCCGCAAAAACTTATTGCGGATTATGCAACTGTAAAATCGTCAGCTAAATGGAAACGCATCACCGCCGAAAACATCTATTGCATAATAGAAGGTACTGATTCAAAACTTTCGGAAGAACTGGTTATTATCGAATCATTCTATGACAGTTCTTCCTATATTATGGGAAATTCTCCGGGCGCAGACGAAGCTCTTTCAATTGCATCACTTTTTGAAATCGGGAAAGAATTAGCTGCCAATCCGCCAAAACGTTCCATACTTCTCCTTGCGACAACCGGTCACGGTCAGTCTCTGCATGGTATGCGTGAATTTATCAAAGCTATTTCCGGGAAAAGCATCAGCCTGAAAAGAATTAAAGCCAAGCTGAGCACCAAAAAGAATAATGCCGTTCAGATTTTGGAAGGGCTTGAAATGGATAATCCTCTTGCCACAGAGATGGCAGTCGAAAACCCTGAGCTTTTCAATCTGATGTATAATGCATTAAAAAATCAGATAAAAGACGAAGTTGATATTATCAGCAAAAGACTCATGCAGATGCGCATGCAGCACGACACAAAAAAAGAAGACATCGAAACGATTGATCAGAAGCGTAAGCTGCTGCGTAGAATTTCATGGAAAACAGATTACTCAACTTTACCGGCTGACGAAATGGCCGCCCTGCGTGATTTATTCCCAAAGGTAAAAGATAAAGTTTACGCAGTTAAACAGGATATAAAACAACAGCTTGATTCAATACGAAGCGCACGTAAGCTTCGTACTACGGTCAGATCAAAAGATCCTGTCTGTTTAATTTCTCTTCATCTTTCCAGTCGTGGTGAAGGTGTCGGCGCATTTGGCCGCGGATGGTTTTATAATCTCAGGCCTAGAGTTAACCTTTCCAGAACCTTCGCGCAAATTAATGATATTTTAAACGATGCCGCCCCTATTGTCGAAAAAAACATAGGTACCAGCGGATTGTTTACAGATACACTGCGCCCTAATCTTTCAAGACCATGGCAGACATGGCTACTTGATAAACCACAATTCGGAAGTGAAGTTGCCACAATGGCGGGTCTGTTAAGCTTTACTTTCGCCACGGTTAACGATGGTCGTCCTTACTGGGGAACACCTTTTGATACCATAGAGAATATCAACTGGGATGGAGTTGGTAAACAGGCTGAACTTGTTGAAGGGCTTATCAGAAGTGTTTCAGAATCTTCGGAAGTTTTGACCACCAAATCACCCCGTAAAGGATTCGCTCTTGTTAACGGAAAAGCCCGCTTTGTAAGACAGGGAGAGCTTTTTGCTGACCAGCCTGCGCCAGATACCATTTTTATGGCCTTTCAAGGTAACACAAGATTTTATTCACTCGCCGACACAGAAGGTGATTTTAAATTCACAGGTGTCGCGTCAAGCAAACTCGTTCAACCAAAGCTGATCATAGAAGGTTATAAATATAATCCTGACGGACGAATTATATGGGCTATCGACAAGAAACAAACCGGAAAAAGTGCATATAGACTGAAAATGATCCGTCTGGATATGGAAACAAAAGTTGTCATGTTCGGTTGCAGACAAACAACTCTGTTTGATCTGCTGACGCCTAGGACTTTCAAATACATGACAAAAGTTGAAGTACTAGACGGCGCCCGCGATGCAGACCCTATGCACTATTGGTACAGTCGCATCGACACCCGTTCTTCAACAATTGCCAGTGTTTTTCTTGAACCCAATGTTCCATTAAAAATGACCCTGTCCGATTCTGTGCTCAACAGAAAAATGATTCTGATTCACTCAACTCCTGCCGACTCTGCGGGAAATGGATACAACCTCAAAGAATGGCCTATTATTCCTGCAACCAACCATAGAGCTGCTATGGATATGTGGAATCTTCTTAAACCCAGAATCGAAAATCTGGAATCACATGGAATTATAAACCAAAGAATCAGAAACTTGGAAAAACAGGGAACTGAGGCTCTATCAAAAGCGACAACAGCCTGGAAAGATCGCCGCTATGATGATTTCATGGAAAACTCACGCACAGCGTGGGCTTTAGCTTCAAGAGTCTATCTGGATGTTGATCAGACTCAAAAAGACGTTCTAGTCGGTGTCCTTTTCTATATAGCCCTGTTCATACCCTTTGCTTATTGTATGGAGCGGGTAATATTTTCATTTGCCGACATCCATAAAAGGATTTTAGGATTTCTGGGGATTCTTATGGCTGTTATTACGGTCATTTATATGGTCCATCCGGCGTTCCAGCTCACGTATAGTCCTATGGTGGTAATTCTGGCCTTTTTCATTTTGGGCTTATCTGTAATGGTCTCATTAATTATCTTTTTCAGATTTGAAAAAGAGATGATCATGCTCCAGCAACGGGCACACAAAACAAGCACGTCCGAAATCAGTAAATGGAAAGCTTTTACAGCCGCATTCGTAATTGGTGTCAGCAACTTAAGACGCAGAAAAATCAGGACATTTCTGACCTGTCTCACTCTTACAATTCTGACCTTCACCATTATGAGTTTTACTGCTGTAAAGTCTCTCAGAGAGCACACATATGTGCTCTTCAGTGATAATCAGCCTTATTCCGGCATCTTCATGAAGAATATCGGCTGGAAAGATTTACCTAGAGAAACTCTCGGAATTGTAGGTAATGACTTTGAAGAAAATGGCCTCGTAGCACCCAGAGGGTGGCTCGAGCTGGTTGATAAAACTATTTCAGCATCAACCCCTGTAAGCCTAGATTCAAAACACGAAGAAGTTAAAGGATTGGTTGGACTCAGTTATATTGAACCGAAAGTAAGCGGAATCGACGAAATTCTAATTTCCGGTAAATGGCTTGAACCAAATCAGACCAGACAAATTATACTCTCCAAAAAAATGGCTGACAGACTCGGTGCTAAATCCGGCGATGAGCTTGATGTATGGGGCAGCCAATTTATATTAGTTGGTATTTTTGACGGGAAAAAATTCACCGAACACACAGACCTCGACGGCGAACCGATGACTCCGGTTATTTTCCCTTCCGCAGCTGCGCAGGAATTAAGCGAAGTCGAAGCGGACGCAATAGAATCCGGTGAAGATATTGATACCTTCCAAGGACGCTATACCCACATTCCCGGAGAAGTTACTGCTATCATTCCTTATGAGACACTGATGGCAATGGGCGGAAGTTTAAAAGCTATCGCTATTACACCTGCTAAAGGGGTTTTTTCCAAAGAAACCATAAACAGTCTGGTTGACCGTTACGGCCTGCCTATTTTCAGCTGCGATACAACTGGAACTTATATATGTCAGGCTGCCGACACTATGAATTATTCAGGGGTTTCGAATATCTTAATACCTCTGATAATCTCCGCTCTAATCGTACTTAATACTATGATTACGAGTGTCTACGAACGAAAAAAAGAAATAGCTGTATACACTTCAATCGGTATGGCTCCAACTCATGTATCATATTTATTTATCGCAGAAGCTGTTGCTTTTGCCGTAATCAGCGTGGTTGCCGGATATCTCATTGCCCAAACTGCCTCGGGTCTTTTTGCGGGCACTCCTCTATGGGCAGGTATGACCGCAAACTACTCTTCTATGGCCGGAGTTGCCGCAATGATCTTAGTTATTGCTGTAACTTTGATATCGGTTATCTACCCTTCAAGAGTTGCCGCAAACATCGCAATACCTGACGTTAACCGCTCTTGGAAAATGCCTGAGTCCGAATCAGATTCCATTGAAGCAACACTTCCTTTCCTGCTCAAACACTCAGAGCAAAAAGATGCCGGTGGTTTTTTACTTGAGTATCTTGAATCTCATACTGAAGTTTCACACGGATTATTTTCAACTTCTGAGATTGAAGTAAACTTCAGCAACCGCGAACTTCCTGAGTCGCTGAAAGAAATTTCGGCGGACTTTCCCGACAGTATAGCTTGTTTTCAGTTTGATGTTCGTATTTGGCTTGCTCCCTTTGACTTCGGAGTAAAGCAAATGATCAGGCTGGAATTCAGACCTGCTAAAGAATATCCGCAATTCCTTGAGGCTGCGCTCATTATCAACCGTGAATCAGGAGAAATCGGAGCATGGAAAAGATTAAATAAAGACTTCATTAATGCCATCAGAAAGCAATTCCTCATATGGCGCTCTCTTGATCCAGAAAGACAAAAAACTTTCCGCGAAAAGATTCCAGAGTTGATGGCCTTCGGATTCACAGGGCTAGACTTAAAAAAGACTCTTGAAGATATCTAA
- a CDS encoding PqqD family protein — protein sequence MTRGEALACKPVKNLDIEETWTDHNKIILSYPLRLKPIFSDVAKKYGLWKEGRPPMKRLELDDMGTMVWGMIDGKNSVRKISAAFAEKYTVLPREAEVATASFLKDLGKRGLIAFSMK from the coding sequence ATGACAAGAGGCGAAGCTCTAGCCTGTAAACCTGTAAAAAATTTGGATATTGAAGAGACATGGACGGACCACAATAAAATAATATTGTCTTACCCTTTGCGCCTGAAACCTATTTTTTCCGATGTAGCAAAAAAATATGGTCTATGGAAAGAAGGACGTCCACCCATGAAAAGATTAGAACTGGATGATATGGGTACTATGGTATGGGGCATGATTGACGGAAAAAACAGCGTAAGAAAGATATCTGCAGCTTTTGCTGAAAAGTATACAGTGCTACCACGCGAAGCAGAAGTTGCAACAGCATCTTTTCTGAAAGACTTAGGTAAACGAGGACTCATTGCGTTCAGCATGAAATAA
- a CDS encoding MerR family transcriptional regulator produces the protein MFDQTLSLREVGRRLGIPPSTIVYYKDKYSRFIPSTGGGSRRQRYSVEVLEIFRRIREMYGMNWSTEQIENELSIKFGMLVDSIKNDQQLINDAGIKSDGDVQTVVQGLASVIEKVSDLLSNQMLFQSEIRDLRDEVSILKSEKRKLEAQTNERVMDLAMEIGQLKRDRVELFRLLRKGGVSSGPDESSFPSAAYLERPLVIQNSEGEYLGVSGKGRKHFSLEDFVKLLENSVNSHRSVDLKWENKDSNWVLVIAANEDVSGDEKAIVLVTEENVTPNNNTVVRIVSMDINNKNVPDALLFSLFKQIRDSFVR, from the coding sequence ATGTTTGATCAAACTTTGAGTCTCAGGGAAGTGGGGAGAAGGCTTGGAATTCCCCCGTCTACTATTGTTTATTATAAAGATAAATATTCGAGGTTTATACCATCTACAGGTGGTGGGTCTCGTAGGCAGAGGTATTCTGTTGAAGTATTAGAAATTTTTAGGAGGATACGCGAAATGTATGGTATGAATTGGTCAACTGAACAGATTGAAAATGAATTATCAATAAAGTTTGGAATGTTAGTTGATAGTATTAAAAATGACCAACAGTTGATCAATGATGCCGGAATTAAGTCTGATGGTGATGTTCAGACGGTTGTTCAGGGGCTTGCTTCTGTAATAGAAAAAGTATCCGATCTTCTTTCAAATCAGATGTTGTTTCAGTCAGAAATTAGAGATTTGCGTGATGAGGTTTCAATTCTCAAAAGTGAAAAGCGTAAACTGGAAGCACAAACTAATGAGCGCGTAATGGATCTTGCCATGGAGATTGGTCAACTAAAGCGCGATAGAGTGGAGCTTTTCAGATTACTCAGGAAAGGCGGTGTTTCTTCCGGACCTGATGAATCTTCATTTCCTTCTGCGGCATATCTTGAGCGTCCATTGGTTATTCAGAATTCAGAAGGAGAATATCTTGGTGTGTCTGGGAAAGGGCGCAAACACTTTTCCTTGGAAGATTTTGTAAAGCTTCTTGAAAACAGCGTTAATTCACATCGTAGTGTTGATTTAAAATGGGAGAATAAAGATTCAAATTGGGTTTTGGTAATTGCTGCGAATGAAGATGTTTCCGGCGATGAAAAAGCAATTGTTTTGGTGACCGAAGAGAATGTTACTCCTAATAACAATACTGTTGTTCGTATTGTAAGTATGGATATCAATAATAAGAATGTCCCTGACGCTCTTTTGTTCAGTCTTTTTAAACAGATACGAGATAGCTTTGTTCGTTAA